The following nucleotide sequence is from Paroedura picta isolate Pp20150507F chromosome 1, Ppicta_v3.0, whole genome shotgun sequence.
gagtacccaacttgctggggggtaaatggtaatgactggggaaggcactggcaattgAGTCTGCATGAAAACGCTTCATGAGTctgccccgtattgagtctgccatgaaaacgctagagggcatcaccctctagcgtcagacatgactagagggtcagacatgactcagtgcttgcacaggggatacctttacctttacctttaagaaaaatAATGTTCTGCTGAACATTTTGGTTAAGAAGAACTTTGGATGGTGAGAAGGCTTTGGGAAAGTTCAGTACAACCCTATTCAGTAGTTCATCTtgattattttcattatttataaaatttatatttcACCGTTCTGCCCTTACAAAAGCTACCAAGGTAGCTAACAATTTATAacagaaacataaaataaaattaaaataaaccacaGGTTATGTTAGTAATCTTAACCATTGTCCCTTATATAATTTTACAAGGGCCATTTAGGTGGCCTTGTCCAGGCCCGGACAGCCACCCTGTCCAGTTGGTGTCTTGGTCAGTGGAACAATCTGGATTGGGACGGCGGCGCTACCTGGCCACCACACCGATCACAGGCCCTCTGGTGAGGAAGGCACATGCCTGGGGAAGCCGCGGGCTcgctgggaggggcagggatgGCTTCTCCACCGCCCAGCAAGCACACCTGCCTCCTCAAAGAGGGACCAGATGTGCTTCGTGGCCTGTGGGGAAGCCGCAGATtcgctgggagggggagggggctgaggctCGCTTCGAGTGTGCTTGGCACGCCATGGGGAAGCAGCGACAGCGTATGGAAGGGAAAGGGCCATTTCAAAGACCATTCTTATGaaggggctttgaagctagtatatctaatataattttgaatttaactctctagtCTCAGGATAAGATAATTGCCAACACAacttttcacttgcaggaatgtttcatacttgggtggagatgaatggggccaacaacaaatggtaaagtgaaagccattaatcactaacatagacagttttctttaacttttgctttatattcccactgtcatgatggaagttcatagtctaaggaagagtggtTAGGACTTTGCTCCTGATTTCAATTGCAGTGACTCAACAATAATGTAATGTATCAAAGACAAGCAAAATATAATATCaggctgtttatttttttattttacatcattgaatgtctgcctttctcaagaagactatttaaaaaaattctcaaatGTCTCTTGAGAGATCCAGTCAGTCTGACTGGCATTTCTAAACCAACTATTGGGGATACTTAAACAATAATATAAAGTTGGAAGCCTGAATTTTGTTTTTATCTAGGTTGAATTACAAAGGAGAGGAATTTTTTTCAATAGACTCTACTGTACGTATGCGAGAGTTTTGTACATTTGTATGAGAAGTGGAGACAAATGATTACAGAAGAtctcagtatttttaaaaggctataaAACCAGATAACCTTGGTAAGCCAGATAACCTTGGTGTGGGGAGCCAACTATAGCAGCCCCTCTTATTCTGCCTAGTTCTATTTGCCCCAAccaaacccaacccaacccaaaaaAATCCTTGGGTTGCTGCCATGGCACAGTCAGTATGGTGTGAGCAGGGCCAGTTGGTCCATTTAGCACATGCTATGGATCCTATACTTCCAGGGACCCTGTGCAgtgctttcccccttttcctctttaaggactgtGGGGGGCCCTCATACCCAGTCTGGCCCTCCCCCCATGCAGTCTGGCTGATCTccctgcaattgtactctgctagggccccacaaatccttaaactggctctgttgTATGGGCCCCaagaatccttaaaccactcttaGGTGTGAGCCAGGATTAGGTGCCAGGAATATGTATCTTAGAACAGCCTTTGAAACCCAGGATCCCCAACAATATGATCATCACAACAGAGATCATCTCTCTAATGAGGCAAGTGAATTTCAGCCCAGCCTGTTTCTGCTAACCTTCATGAGATGATCCATATCTTTCCCTTAATTGATCCTAAGTGTGCACAGCTGGCACTGTGCTACTAGGGATCCTCCATCTTCTGAAAGTGCTTTCAAATCATGGGTGAATTGGATAAATTATGCTGACTAGTAGCTGTGGGCACTGCCTGAGCCATCTACTGTGAGGAGCTCAGGGCAGATATACCCAGGAGATACCTCCATCTCTTTCTCATGTGCCACCTCCAgtctgccctccctctcctcagaaggCCTGCTAGATTCTGGAGGAATGAGAGAAAGGGCATCCAGAACCTCTCATTCCTTCAGCAGCCTCTGGGTCTCTGGGGTGAACTCAAGACTTGTCCCAAATCAGCCCAAAAGACAGTTCAGGCCACTCCTTGACTTGTTGGGTAACAATCTGGATGGATCTTGACTACAGAACATAAAATGACCATaaaaatatcatttatttattacatttatgcaATTATCTTTCAACCTGGAAGCTATTAGAATGTTCTCACATActgacagtacaatcctaaacagcgtTACACCATTATGAAgataagccctatgaagataggttgagggacttgagaatgttcagcctggagaaaaggaggttgagaggggacatgatagccctctttaagtatttgaaaggttgtcacttggaggagggcaggatgctgtttctgttggctgcagaggagaggacatgcagtaatgggtttaaacttcaagtacaacgatataggctagatatcaggaaaaaaaattcagtcagagtagttcagcagtggaataggttgcctaaggaggtggtgagctccccctcactggcagtcttcaagcaaaggtaggatacacacttttcttggaggctttaggatgctttgggccgatcctgcgttgagcagggggttggactagatggcctgtatggccccttccaactctatgggccatttcgcacagagctcaaagttgctatttggttgctgttagcgaaagcgctacttcaactagcgaaatgtaactagctgtgcccgtaacgcacagctgcggtttttgcggaatttagcactttcacttctcgtcactttcgtaacccacaggcttccggttctccgtcttttcgctacaaaggaggtccctttttagcgcttctggtctcccgtgcccgtcaatcaaactgcggccacacctttgacctcgaccctaaagccggacttgtcggggtccccttttttttaaaaaacccaggaaaacccgtagcaacgcgttatcgtcaaatcattggcgcccttggaacgtgttttctattgttttctatgaaccagaggttgatgcattgatatgtttgaaaggttaatccccgcccacagtacacgcccacaggttacctgcttatatgcacctgggcagacacgcggtcggcctctctttgtttgcgtagcctactgcccgcagcacaggttaacgttgcaatggagaggattatttttcaattgttggctcgggtgattgccttggtccagcgtatccgcaccagtgtgcagcataggagggctgcttcagaggaataccgagaacgtattgccagagcgatgaccagcagcacaagacgttctcaacgggaaaccatggcggcaaagaggcactggcaagctctggcagaggtccggttccccccccggttctgggcggacgaaagatcctctgactggtgggaaaattttgtgtgggctcgctgggatgatgaccactggattgccaactttagaatgtctagggggacattttttgaactcgtggaggctctacgtggacgcatggagaggcaagtcactggcatgcggcgccccgtgccagtggaaaaaagggtggcggtcgcattgtggtacttggcaacccctcagtacttccggacagtagcccagcaattcggactcggagtcactacggttggcgatatccttaaggagttctgcctcgccatggaggcggaattgttcagcaaagtcgtgtgcctcggagaccggcttggagcggtgagtatcattcgatcccctttgccctttaaattttttttcttgtttgacaggtcagcaacgaagacgcgatacaccccacgctgacatgccatggcttatattcttttctttcccttattccagagtatggacgggtttgccaggctcggattcccgcattgttttgcggccgtcgatggaagccacatccctatccgtgcccccgggggaagcataaaggagttcagtaacaggaaggacttttgttctgttctcctgcaaggaactgtggacttctccggccggtttatcgatgccgaggtggggtggagtggcaggaggcatgatgcccttgttttcagggaatccaacctcaggaaagccatggacgaaggggtctttgttccaggaaaccccaccgccaccattgagggcgtgcgtgtgccgccgttggtgctcggggacggagcctacccaatacgacgctggctcatgactccctacaagcggccaaggacagacgtgcatagccactacaacctcactcactcccgggcaaggaatgtagtggagcgtgcctttggacgtttgaagtcccggttccgttgcctgatgtcccgactacacgtgcatatagacaatgtgactccgctgatcatcgcgtgtgtcattttgcacaacatatgcgaggacaagggacataacatccccttccctgtggatgaacctgatcctgttgtccttgaggacacacaagacatccctgaagcaaggagaagaagaatctatgcagaggggtgcaaggttcgggacgccatagccacccacatctacagaaacaggaggcgtgtttaattgtttttcccactctcttgttgttgaataaagtttagtgttctttgtttaaccttgtcttgtgcggtttgtgtactttgccagcaaaaaaacggggattctctggtccaaaagcactttgacagccctaaacgctaactcccactgaaattgacacacacaacacggaagcgctgagcggggaaagttcggggaggcgggtagccaggaagtattggcgacccctgtcaaaccggaggatcaatccacttatgttccaaggaataattttattggtgggcagctttgatacatttaaaataggggtggtcgatcggagcaacgcacgttcgttccctaaccgtcattccgaagatgccgaagccacggaagggctccttctggcagcgcgccgaggctgaggcacttctggagctggtgctccaatcgaaaagtgttggccgccttatggccagcacccactgccacaccaagggtgcttacctggtgttggcatcaaagctgagggagaggggctatgtccggacctgggagcaggtccggacaaaatttaagcgagtgaagctggacttcctcaacagtctggagcagtgggggggggtcccgcagccaagcgggaggacggtctttcacgaccagatggttaaaatatgggagaaggctgggaagccccccctggaaatgaggaggcatatgggtaagtatGCCCTcgttgttttgcccttaaacatgcatggcatgactagctgcctctttcccctactgtccccaatgaaattcgaaatagtatttatatgctgtcaaccccctctgacttagcccgccagtactgtgtggaaccactttggttatgcgctttgactctaactgtggtgtgtctaccagctgtgtttcatctctggtttgtgtgcttttaattatgatttctctttttctttgcccagccacacaatcaccatccaagatgggaaaagcacctgagcgtgaggaggaggaagaggggccttccacctcaggacaggctgcaggtgagagttttatgcctgtgcgggagacccatgtgtgtgtacccccatggagccatatgggagcctgctgtgatgctcccatttgaagtgttattaaattctttgtttgatttctatagcagaaactatggaggcaaggctgcgtgccatggaggcaagggtgactgccttagaggccgaagtggcagagctcaaaggggagttagagcagcaaaggcagcagagggaggcggaagaacgtaggttatgttccccactgcccaactcttctcacactgtggctaaggccaccaataagtgtatgcatgtaaactacaaaaataggaaaatatgtgtggcactaatgtgtactttttctccctccccacacagttaagaagaaggaggacgaagaggtcttccggcgcaaagttagggggaccgtgggacggctgtgcaggagagtgagggcgctggaaggggctggggaggggagcggtgggacctaagtttttatttctttttgtgttttggggtggggggtgttggggggtttcccagttactttgcccatttttctatccctgttaaatatttgaatttgttaaaaaaagttggctttcttggagggtgggggtggtggtgggggggggtccaagttaaattcccttgtttttttcccctgttgaactgtttctggaaataaaattttgttgtaaatttcctgaaaaagactccagtgtgactccttgcactcgcacacctttcaccccaaactcctaaaacacctttaacctttaaaacaccctccaacctacaacccacacaacggtgccagaataggcacaatcactagagagggtacactgagacagagtcaaaaacataaactttattgaacagacaacagcaaacacagataaacagacaaaatggcccaaactaggagggggagaacttgtccgcgggtttcacgactctcttcccgagaacagtcctccttctagtttgtgtcgcggcattctgagagggggtgggtggggtgggtgctggaggtggtggggggggtgggttgggtgggggggacgttcactataatctgaggagggggggccgcctccataaccgcgaccgccctctccatcagcctccttatcattcgaacttcctccacgctttcgcgtagcgagttgttcgaatctctaaggatggcgcggaattttttgccctcctgggccacgagggagagcatcgcctggtctgcagcagctgcacgcctggactcctcctggcagtgctccaggatcctttctcccacactagtgaggacggagacgcgccgcagcctgccgcgttccctggccagcctctcctcagccgggagagcgcccctgggtggtgagccagctggctcgtcgtcttcagaaaggacctctgttggcataaaaaagagaaaaagaactgttagtaacaacgagacagtcaaaacccaccctggtgcacatggtggcctttcttggtcacatattgttaaaccaagactcagaacaatgccaggggagcacacggttattgtttgtttgcccatggtggcctgtcttggttacatgttaaaccaagactcagaacaatgccaggggagcacacggttattgtttgtttgcccatggtggcctgtcttggttacatgttaaaccaagactcagaacaatgccaggggagcacacggttattgtttgtttgcccatggtggcctgtcttggttacatgttaaaccaagactcagaacaatgccaggggagcacaaaaatgaaaaggaagcacacagttattgcacacagacattgtcctgcagccatggctcgaaaggaacagttcatgcacgctcaccatcttgtatgtgtatccgcctgcgcagggcaggaggtccagccaccccacgctcctcctcctcctgtgtcccgggtatgaaatctgaaaaaggggaacaaagaacatgattaaggaccaaagtgtggcaaagcaagcttcaaaccctaaagcagcaacgttgagggactatcttctgtctcttggcagtgctgctgccctgcacaaacagaaaagcacaaagcagttaaacccccccccccttattgcaactgatacttaccaacatttgtggacgccccagaatcactgtcctctgctactgctgcaggggactctaggaccaccgtcccaggcatctgtgtctctgtggacaagagcagaaaatagtgaaaaaggagcaagcatacaacctgaaccacacagcaagctcccaaagaagtggctagagcactgcagaaggcctatggctgaggcatgcaacaaaactgtttgggttgttgtttaaacacaaccgttttaaaaagccacccaaagcaatccacaaacatccaagcatagcatgcgttgcaacgaacacaaggcatacaatggtgaaaaaggagcaagcacacaacctgaaccacacatcaaggtcccaaagtagtggctagagcgctgcagaaggcctatggctgaggcatgctgcaaaactgtttgggtagttgtttaaacacaaccgttttaaaaagccacccaaagcaatccacatcctatcatattatgcgtagcaacgaacacacgagaaaacgatccccaaacgtcagaacacacatttgctcaatataaaaacaataaaatacaaaataaaaagaaaattacttaccggaggcaaggggcgtttggtcaggaacctcctccggctccccaggagcgatggccatcaggtccaccgtgaccaattccgctggtcgttgctggacggggggtggaggccgaaagctggacgaggttccctcgccgggatcctcctcagcgggtggttcctcgaccggggcagccggcttccgaaccaccttaaggctcctcccgacgcgcttcggcctgccggctccttccccgtctccgtacagctggcgctgctcctcgaagtaggggcaggtaaccttttcgttgccggaacccttattatggttcacggcacgcatgtactctgccctcattgttttgatcttcgaccggcattcaaggccggtcctgttgtggcccagggcacgcatcttaatggccacttgttcgaagacctccctattcctgtgggaggactggaacgcgtcctggattttctcctccgagaaaatcccgatcaggtccctgatctccgcgtccctccaagttgggccacggccggttgcagggacggacgaggcttgagaagaggattccatgttgctttcgctagtagctgagcaaaatggtggtgcgaggtgcagggtgcaacggatcatataccttcccgcacacaaagacaaagggactagccggctcctgattggtagagggcagtaggggacacgcgcattggccacattaggtcacatgtcacgttcaaaactcctcgcgcgggaacaggatctgctcctaatggccagattagcgccttttgtttga
It contains:
- the LOC143825469 gene encoding uncharacterized protein LOC143825469, whose amino-acid sequence is MRALGHNRTGLECRSKIKTMRAEYMRAVNHNKGSGNEKVTCPYFEEQRQLYGDGEGAGRPKRVGRSLKVVRKPAAPVEEPPAEEDPGEGTSSSFRPPPPVQQRPAELVTVDLMAIAPGEPEEVPDQTPLASETQMPGTVVLESPAAVAEDSDSGASTNVDFIPGTQEEEERGVAGPPALRRRIHIQDEVLSEDDEPAGSPPRGALPAEERLARERGRLRRVSVLTSVGERILEHCQEESRRAAAADQAMLSLVAQEGKKFRAILRDSNNSLRESVEEVRMIRRLMERAVAVMEAAPPPQIIVNVPPTQPTPPTTSSTHPTHPLSECRDTN